The Deltaproteobacteria bacterium CG11_big_fil_rev_8_21_14_0_20_49_13 genome segment GATGTGAAGCGCCGGACACGGCCATCGTCCCCGATTCCGGCCCGACCGTTGCCTCGCGCACGACAATGGTCATCGGAAAGGTGCTCTTGTGGTGCTGTGAGGAGTTGAAGAAGCGCATCAGCGTATCAGCGCATAGGCGCATTAGCGCGAAAGATTATATAAAAAAGAACGCCGGTGCCATCATCGAAAAACATTATGAACTGCCGTCGGGCATAAAGTGGGACCATGAAAAGTTTCATGGCGACGCCTATCCGACCTTTGCGTGGGGGTGTAATGTTGCAGAGGTGAGCGTCGACGCCGAAACGATGGAGGTTACGGTAGATAAGATGCACATTGTTTATGACGTGGGAAAGGCCATAAATCCGCAGTCGGTCGAGGGGCAGCTTGAGGGCGGCACCCTGCAGGCTATGGGCTACGCGGTTCTGGAGGAGATGAAATATGATAAGGGTCTGCCGCTAAATAACCGCTTTCAGACATATATCATTCCGACAGCGAAAGATGCGCCGGAGTTCAAAACGATGATCGTAGAAGATAATTTCTCGTGGGGGCCTTTCGGCGCAAAGGGCCTTGGTGAACTTCCGTTGGACGGCGGTGCGCCGGCTATTGCCAATGCGATATATAATGCGTGCGGAGTGAGAATGACCGACCTGCCGATAACGGCGGAGAAGATCATTAAGGCAATGGCAAATGTAAAATGACCAATGATAAATGAATGATAAATGACAAATTTAAAATGCTCAGCTTCACATTTTGTCATTACTAGTTTGTAATTCATTTTTCATTTATAATTGGTCATTTGACATTATTCTATGCAGATAACGATAAATAACAAAGAGTACGAGATACGAGATACGAGATACGAGACACGTCTGATCGACCTTCTCCGCAACGACCTTAAGCTCACCGGCACAAAAGAGGGGTGCGGTGAAGGGGAGTGCGGCGCATGTTCGGTTACCTTGAACGGCAGGCTTGTAAATTCCTGCCTGATACTTGTCGGCCAATTGAGTGATGGAGACGGGATACTGACGATAGAAGGTGTCGAAAATGTCCCACTGGGAAAAAAGTTGCAGAAGTCTTTCGTTAAGCACGGTGCCGTGCAGTGCGGATTTTGCATCCCGGGGATGGTCATGGCGGGGTTCGCGCTTCTCAAAAAGAATAAGAAGCCCAGCCGCAAGGAGATAGTAGAAGGTATTTCCGGCAACCTCTGCAGATGCACGGGGTATA includes the following:
- a CDS encoding (2Fe-2S)-binding protein, giving the protein MQITINNKEYEIRDTRYETRLIDLLRNDLKLTGTKEGCGEGECGACSVTLNGRLVNSCLILVGQLSDGDGILTIEGVENVPLGKKLQKSFVKHGAVQCGFCIPGMVMAGFALLKKNKKPSRKEIVEGISGNLCRCTGYKKIIEAIESVK